The following DNA comes from Brassica oleracea var. oleracea cultivar TO1000 chromosome C5, BOL, whole genome shotgun sequence.
ATTTATAGCCTCAACTTATACATTTTATATTTTATTTTTGAATGTTTTTCAATATCATTTGGAATAAATTTGGAAGATCATGTGTTATATCAGTTATAATTGATTATTTTAAGTTAAATTTCAAAAAATCATTATTGATATTAAGTTAATTTAGTTATAATATCTTTATTTTTGGAGTTTACCTTATTTGATATTCATTTCAATGAAATTATTATATATATTAAGTTAAAATACTCTACCATGTGGATGTTCTAAAATTATTCTGAAGAATATATATAGGACGATTCTCCTAAATATACTATTTTCAAGTTTTGGTCACAAAAATAGATCACAAGGAGGAAAATGACCAAAATGTTTCATTTAATAGGTAAAACGACATTAATACTCTAGATATATAAAAAAATAAAAAAAATAAAAAAAATAAAAAATAAAAAGATAAAAAATATTTTTTTTTATAGTTTTAAATTATATGTTTTCAAATTCGAAACTTTTTCTAAATTGTTTTTTTTGAAATTTTTTTTTTATTTATTTTTTTTTCAAATTTTCTTTCTGTAATTCGAAAATACTTTTTGAAACTATTTTTAAAATTTTTATTTTAAAATTTCTAATATTTATTTTTTATTTTATAAAATTTTAAACCTTAATCCCAAATCTCCACCCCTTAAATCTAAACCCTAAAGTTTCGATTATAAACATATACTAGACGATAATCCGTGCGCATGCGCGGGTAAGATTTTATAATAGTCTTTGTTTATAAAATGGTTTTAACAGTTTTCAACACTACAATCTTTATCGATTATAAAATAACGAATACAAATGTTGGTCTCTTAAATATATTATCGTTGTTGAAGAGTTTACTTTTTACATCTCATTTTAATTATTTTTAAAACATTATATGCACAAAAAATTAAGTTTTGCGGCTGACACAAATCACCAAAACCAAATATGCAATATCGATTGTATAACGATGAAATAGGATTAGGTTTTCTGCTCTCGATCTGTTTACTATTGACTCTCCATAACTGAATTCATTTTCTACCTCTAAAAAATTATGCTTTCATTCTCGTCTTTGTTTTATTGATATGAGTTAAGTTTTTTTTTTTAACTTCTTCTATGAATTCAGTGAATTAAATAAGTGTCAATTTAAAAAAAAATGGACATCTGTAAAAATTAGTTTCACTCCAGATACATATCTAAGAATCAAAATTTTGAAAAAAATCACCTGCAAACTATATTAATAGATTAGTGTACAAATCTAATATATCAAACTGTTATAGAAAATATAAGTGCAGACTCGAAATATAAATGTTTGTCTAGTATATATTCCCTAGCTTAAAAATTATCTAATTCTAAAACAACAAAACAAATTACTTATTTCACCAGTTCGGGTAATATTTGAATCTAAACGGGTAATATCCGAACTCGAATGAATATCCGAAGATAACCAAACATAAGCATACTTAACCCTATATTTCTAGTTTACTTCTCTCATTTTATTCAAAATATTAATATTAATGATGTTTATTGCTCAAAATTAGATAATATACATATAATTATGGAGAAAATTATTTGCTACTCACTTAAATATATATATCAAGTTCTTATTTCTTGCATTAACAAAAGTTGCATCTAAAATTTCAAAACAACAACTAAATTAGTGTCTTTATATTTTTAAAGTTTTATTTCCAAACCTATTAATAGTTTAATTTTTAAAAAAATAGAAAACCAGTTAAAATATATTTTAAATACAAAAAACTTAAAATGAATCATTTATTTATTTTTTCTTCAAAATTTAAATATCCGAACCGGCCCAAAATATCCAAACCCGAACATAAAATACCCGAACCCGGCTCGAAGTGTAGAAATATCAGAACGGGTTTTATACCTTTATACTAAAATATCCGATACGAACCCAGACGTGTATCCAAACGCCCACCCCTACGATATATGATCATCATTTGTATCTTGCGTGAACAAAAAAAATTTAAACCATTGATCACTAAATTTTCAAAGTAGGACTTTTACTATTTTTAGTAATTTATAGACGTTTTTAAAAATTCAAAATATAACATATAAGAAAAAATCTAAATTTTTTTATTATATGCTTAATGTGTTTGTTTATTTTTTTTAATAGTATAAAATTAAATATAAAAGAGAGAGGTTAGAAAATTGTTATCAAATATGTATTATTTATAATCATTAATTATCATATATATTTTAACCATATTAAATAATTCTGTACCTTTTATTTAAGGAAATAAAAAATATTCTTTTATACACTACTAATGAATTTGACAGTTAATTTAATAAAAAACATAGTATATGTTTATATGGACCAACTTATTTTTCTAACAATTCTAAGAATCATTCTCGTGATGACACGTTGCTACGAAAATATGTTGTAATGCTCCAAGATTAATATACAGGGGATTTACCTCTTTAATGAAACATTTTGGTCATTTTGATCATCAGAATCTATATTTGTGCCAAAAACTTTTTTAGTGATATGCTAGGGTATTTCTCATATATATATATATATATATATATATCTGAAGTCATGATTCGTAACTAGTTAACAAATGCATTTATTCAGTTTTTTTTTTTTTTTTTTTTTTGAACAAATCATTTACTCAGTTCATATAGTGTTTATAAACACTTGTAACACGCCATAATACATCAAAGAAAAATTATCTGTTTCGAATCCGGTCTGGGTTAAGTGCCCAGTAAGATATCGGAGAAGCTTGAGCTTGTTCCTCCTCCAACTGTTCTTGATCCAGTGTGACCCGGTTGGGATTTTTACCACAAGGGATCCGAAACATGGACTTGGAATTAGGACATATATGTTTCTGCATGAAGAAGTTAGCACATTCCAGTGGCGTTTTCTGGTTAGGAAGATCAAGTATACAATTCATACAAACGTCGAGAATGTTTTTCTTGATGAGATTCCTACATTTTGGACCGACCTGAGTGAAGAAATTATAGGAGAGGGAGAGGTTTTTGAGACTAGAAATCTCGCATACGATCTCTGGTATGGTTCCAAAGAATTTGTTTCTGGCTAAGTTGAGTTGTTCCATCTTGTCTAAGCAACCGAAAGAATATGGTATGGGACCGGTTAGGTTGTTATACCCAACATCAAAAACAGTGGCTCGGTTTAGCTTGCCTATTTGATATGGTAAGCATCCGGTTAACTGGTTATTCAAGAAAAGTACTTCTTGTAGGTACTTGATGTTGCCTATACTAGCAGGAATCGGACCAGTGAACCTGTCATAAAGAAAGTAGCTACTTTAATAATAGCTACTTTAGTAATTTCCACTCTAAAATACTATAGGCAGGGACCATGAATAATTTTAAAATAAATCTTTAGATTAAAATAATTTAGCTACTTTAATTTACCCAATAACATTAATCGGGAATCTAACCTGTTGTTGGCGAATGTGAGATAAAGAGCGGTGATGGAGCCAAGATTGTGTGGAAGTTTCTGAACAAGATTGTTGTTGTTGATGAACAAGACGTCGAGATCGAGATTAAAGACCTGACGTGGAACAGAGCCGGAGAAAGTATTGAACCTGAGATCGAGAAACGTGAGATTCGTTGCTTTTAAGACAGAAGCTGGGAATTCTCCGGTAAGTTTGTTGTTGCTTAGGTCAAGCTCGAATAAGTAATTCAAGTTGCTGACTTTAGGGACAGAGCCTAAGAAGTTGTTGGAGTTTGCGTGAAAGATGGTGACTGTTTCTAACTTGTCGAGGAAGTTATCTAATCGAAGTTTCTTGCCGGAGAAGTTAAACCCGTTAAACTGGACGCTGGCGACTGCTTGATATTTCGTTCCAGGGAATATAGCGCATTCAAGTCCGCGGTATTTGCCGCAAATGTCGGAGCCATTCCAAGAAGCAAGAATGTTCTTTGGATCGACTTCGACTAGTTTCTTGAAAGCTTGGAGGACTGGGTAGACTTTCTTTAGTAGTGGACTCGCAAAAGTTAGTTGCGGCAGCGGTGGTGATTTCGGTGGTTTAGGCGGTGCTTTGGGTGGTGAATGTATCGACTCCGGCGGAGGAAGTGGTGGTGTTTTGGGGGAGGGTGTAGGAGGAGGCGGTGGAGGAGGAGGCGGTGGAGGAGAAGGAGGAAGAGGCGGCGGTGGAGGAGGGCATTCTTCAGGTTTTGGTTGCGGTGGAGGAGGGCATGGAGGAGGAGGTGGAGGAGGGCATTCTTCAGGTTTTGGTTGCGGTGGAGGAGGCGGTGGAGGAGGGCATGCTTCAGGTTTTGGTTGCGGTGAAGGTAACGGTGGTGGAAATCCACCGACACCCCTGCCGGAAATGATTTCTAAGGATTTTCTGTGGATAATATGGTTGTTCCCAGTAGATAGAGTGCAATGTAGTTGTAAAAGTGAAAGAAAAAGAAGAAGTAGAGAGATTGAAGCCATTGATTAGAAAAATTATGAGGTGAAGTTTGAGAAGAAGCTTGGGAGTTGGGACTATATATAGCGGGACTTTTAGTTTTAGAGAAGAGAAAATGAGAAGACTTAAAAGAATTTTAAAGTCTATGGACTATGGACATCATTTTGGAAATGGTGGGTGGGTACATTTATTAATTTATTATTGTAGAATGTGTGGTAAAGAAAAGAAAATTTTTAAATTGCTTTGAGAAAAGAAGAGAAAATAAGACCAACTCCATCTATTAGAACCCCTAATGGGCTCTAATGATTAAATTAGTAGGTTTAAAGTTGATTTGATAAGTTAAGAACTTTGGTTAGTTAAAATATTTTTTTCTTTCTCCAATGGAAGAACCACGTACGGGTTCTTAAATATTTTTTATTTTTTTTAATTAGAATGATTAAAATAAAAGCATACATAAAATTTTTAATAAAAAATACATAAAACATATTAAAACATAAAAATTTCATAAAACATATCAAAAATTTGCTCGAACTTTTTATCCATCATCTCTTCAATATTATTAGAAGAAAAAACAGACATTTGGAAGAGAAATAATGAGAAGAAATGATATTTGATTCTTGTAAAATAATAAGAGAAATGGTATTTGATTCTTGTAAATTGATAAGAGAAATGGTATTTGATTTGGTAGTTGATTCTTGTTCAGAGCAAATGATAAGAGAAATGGTATTTGCTTTAAGCGGCGGTGGAGGAGGGCATTCTTCAGGTTTTGGTTGCGGTGGAGGAGGGCATGGAGGAGGAGGTGGAGGAGGGCATTCTTCAGGTTGTGGTTGCGGTGGAGGAGGCGGTGGAGGAGGGCATTCTTCAGGTTTTGGTTGCGGTGGAGGAGGCGGTGGAGGAGGGCATTCTTCAGGTTGTGGAGGCGGTGGCCGTGGAGGAGGCGGTGGAGGAGGGCATGCTTCAGGTTTTGGTTGCGGTGAAGGTAACGGTGGTGGAAATCCACCGACACCCCTGCCGGAAATGATTTCTAAGGATTTTCTGTGGATAATATGGTTGTTCCCAGTAGATAGAGTGCAATGTAGTTGTAAAAGTGAAAGAAAAAGAAGAAGTAGAGAGATTGAAGCCATTGATTAGAAAAATTATGAGGTGAAGTTTGAGAAGAAGCTTGGGAGTTGGGACTATATATAGCGGGACTTTTAGTTTTAGAGAAGAGAAAATGAGAAGACTTAAAAGAATTTTAAAGTCTATGGACTATGGACATCATTTTGGAAATGGTGGGTGGGTACATTTATTAATTTATTATTGTAGAATGTGTGGTAAAGAAAAGAAAATTTTTAAATTGCTTTGAGAAAAGAAGAGAAAATAAGACCAACTCCATCTATTAGAACCCCTAATGGGCTCTAATGATTAAATTAGTAGGTTTAAAGTTGATTTGATAAGTTAAGAACTTTGGTTAGTTAAAATATTTTTTTCTTTCTCCAATGGAAGAACCACGTACGGGTTCTTAAATATTTTTTATTTTTTTTAATTAGAATGATTAAAATAAAAGCATACATAAAATTTTTAATAAAAAATACATAAAACATATTAAAACATAAAAATTTCATAAAACATATCAAAAATTTGCTCGAACTTTTTATCCATCATCTCTTCAATATTATTAGAAGAAAAAACAGACATTTGGAAGAGAAATAATGAGAAGAAATGATATTTGATTCTTGTAAAATAATAAGAGAAATGGTATTTGATTCTTGTAAATTGATAAGAGAAATGGTATTTGATTTGGTAGTTGATTCTTGTTCAGAGCAAATGATAAGAGAAATGGTATTTGCTTTAAGACAAATGATTACACAAAAGGAAACACAAGTTTTGCTTTTACAATCGGAGAGAAATGGTGTTTGCCAAAAGGAAAGACAAGTTCTTTTACACTCAGAGAAAAATGGTGGAGCCACCATAAACGATTGAAGCTTGAACACCAGGATCATTAAGAAGACGAGCCAATCTCTGAAAATGTTTCTTGGTAACAATCCTAGAGAGACATCCAGATTCTTTAGGGTTTTCCCCGAAGAAAGACCTTATCATCAGCTTCAAAGTTTCAATCTATAACAAAAATCACCAAACTCTTAGAGATACTAAAAAAACAGCATTTGCATTTGCGTTTGCGTTTGTGTGTAAACTTACCAGAGAAGACGCAAAACTCTGTTCTACAAGAGCGTAATCTACAGAGATACAAGCTTGTCCACTGCAAAAACCCCACTTCCTTCCAGAGATTTTCTTCACAACCGACTACACATGCTCATCACCAATAAATAAAATTCAGACACTTTCAAGATCAGCTAAAACAGACCAAAACACATACCTTCAAGATCAGCTAATCATTCCCTTAACCAATTCATCATCAACACTTCTTATAACAAACCAACCGACTCTGTTTCTATGCAAAATATTCAATCTTTTCAACAGTCAAACAAAACTCTACTAGTAATCTACATCAGTTTTCATCGACATCATAAACCAAAATCGAGACAGCAGGAGAAAGGGATGTTCGAACTTATCTCGCTTCTTCTTCATCTTCTTCTCTTGAAGCTTCTCTCTTGTGATCTTTATCAC
Coding sequences within:
- the LOC106292971 gene encoding uncharacterized protein At4g06744-like, which codes for MASISLLLLFLSLLQLHCTLSTGNNHIIHRKSLEIISGRGVGGFPPPLPSPQPKPEACPPPPPPPPQPKPEECPPPPPPPCPPPPQPKPEECPPPPPPLPPSPPPPPPPPPPPTPSPKTPPLPPPESIHSPPKAPPKPPKSPPLPQLTFASPLLKKVYPVLQAFKKLVEVDPKNILASWNGSDICGKYRGLECAIFPGTKYQAVASVQFNGFNFSGKKLRLDNFLDKLETVTIFHANSNNFLGSVPKVSNLNYLFELDLSNNKLTGEFPASVLKATNLTFLDLRFNTFSGSVPRQVFNLDLDVLFINNNNLVQKLPHNLGSITALYLTFANNRFTGPIPASIGNIKYLQEVLFLNNQLTGCLPYQIGKLNRATVFDVGYNNLTGPIPYSFGCLDKMEQLNLARNKFFGTIPEIVCEISSLKNLSLSYNFFTQVGPKCRNLIKKNILDVCMNCILDLPNQKTPLECANFFMQKHICPNSKSMFRIPCGKNPNRVTLDQEQLEEEQAQASPISYWALNPDRIRNR
- the LOC106344850 gene encoding glycine-rich protein DOT1-like, with the translated sequence MVFDLVVDSCSEQMIREMVFALSGGGGGHSSGFGCGGGGHGGGGGGGHSSGCGCGGGGGGGGHSSGFGCGGGGGGGGHSSGCGGGGRGGGGGGGHASGFGCGEGNGGGNPPTPLPEMISKDFLWIIWLFPVDRVQCSCKSERKRRSREIEAID